Proteins encoded within one genomic window of Candidatus Nezhaarchaeota archaeon:
- a CDS encoding DUF2124 family protein — protein MSSRQVICSGKCILGLTKCFKGLMSKLALSKEAKISFFGTPSICLPFVELLAYAMRDLTNNMLYIPNTSTDTAVKLRYIEGYGFQIGERADPRNSDVAVLLGGLAMPKSKLTAEDVMRAVTAILKKEGTIIGVDFMGIFDQNEWTNKIPFSYILDCYCESKVESLK, from the coding sequence TTGTCTTCGCGCCAAGTGATATGTTCTGGAAAGTGCATTCTCGGCTTGACTAAGTGTTTTAAAGGCTTAATGTCTAAGCTAGCTTTAAGTAAAGAGGCAAAGATATCGTTCTTCGGCACACCATCCATATGTTTACCTTTTGTAGAGCTATTGGCCTACGCTATGAGAGATTTAACTAATAACATGCTGTACATCCCTAACACATCCACCGATACGGCCGTCAAGCTTAGGTACATTGAAGGTTACGGTTTCCAAATAGGTGAAAGAGCTGACCCACGAAATTCTGATGTAGCAGTACTACTAGGAGGGCTAGCAATGCCTAAATCAAAGCTTACAGCCGAGGACGTTATGAGGGCTGTAACAGCAATACTGAAGAAGGAGGGCACTATAATAGGGGTGGACTTCATGGGAATCTTTGATCAGAACGAGTGGACCAACAAAATACCATTCAGCTACATTCTAGATTGCTATTGCGAGTCAAAAGTTGAATCGTTGAAATAA
- a CDS encoding MarC family protein has product MNDVARAFVSLFVIMNPFASIPIFLKVAGEKKTSAATQAVLVAGVVLFVFLFFGPSLLMAFRITLNSLRVAGGLVLGILGLRLVLGLRLVEREANERAPPALTLIGTPMLTGPGVITMTMILTQEQGYLVTVCASIASLVLSWLVLRASSFMKRVLGRSTIDIISRVMGLLITATAVELVVNGVRAMIGVI; this is encoded by the coding sequence GTGAACGATGTTGCTAGAGCTTTTGTATCACTTTTTGTGATTATGAATCCTTTTGCCAGCATCCCAATATTTTTAAAGGTTGCCGGAGAAAAGAAGACAAGCGCTGCGACTCAAGCTGTGCTTGTGGCTGGTGTAGTGCTTTTTGTGTTCCTATTCTTCGGTCCCTCGCTCCTCATGGCTTTTCGCATAACTCTTAATTCTTTAAGAGTTGCTGGTGGACTGGTACTTGGAATTCTAGGCTTAAGGCTCGTATTAGGTCTACGTCTCGTAGAGAGAGAAGCGAATGAGAGGGCTCCTCCAGCTCTTACTTTGATAGGAACTCCTATGCTCACAGGGCCTGGAGTCATAACTATGACCATGATACTTACGCAAGAGCAAGGTTATCTAGTGACTGTTTGTGCTAGTATAGCATCTCTAGTTTTAAGTTGGTTAGTGCTTAGAGCTTCAAGCTTTATGAAGAGAGTCTTGGGAAGGAGTACGATCGATATAATATCGAGAGTTATGGGTCTCCTAATAACTGCAACAGCAGTTGAGCTGGTTGTAAACGGAGTTAGAGCCATGATTGGGGTTATTTAA